In Parasteatoda tepidariorum isolate YZ-2023 chromosome 2, CAS_Ptep_4.0, whole genome shotgun sequence, one DNA window encodes the following:
- the LOC139424807 gene encoding uncharacterized protein: protein MFLKWMILFFLGLISSVYSASERAFTQAKQVKFEDGHCITEEFGKIEAGGYANSPNDCRQAFCHAPYKSNGNANIHINRCVGSITCGYTKKGPGEFPDCCPYNDPDQCSEMTIIPLK from the exons atgtttcttaaatggatgattctgttttttcttggaTTAATTTCTTCAGTATATAGTGCTAGTGAGCGAGCATTCACGCAAGCTAAACAAGTCAAGTTTGAAGATG GTCACTGCATAACTGAAGAGTTTGGAAAAATCGAAGCAGGTGGATATGCCAACAGCCCCAATGATTGCAGGCAAGCTTTCTGCCACGCTCCTTACAAAAGCAATGGAAATgctaatatacatataaatcg ctgCGTCGGATCAATTACCTGTGGCTACACAAAGAAAGGACCCGGGGAGTTCCCAGATTGTTGCCCATACAATGATCCTGACCAATGTTCAGAAATGACGATAATTcctcttaaataa